The genome window GATATCTTGGACGTCATTTCCCATCTGAGAACCTTCCAGTAATGCGCTGGCGGTACATGCTAATTACCGCCGCGCTGCTGGCGGGATGCTCCGACACGCCGCCGCCCGAGGCGCCGGCGGTGGCAAGCGCGGCGGCCGCGCTTGAGATTGACGACCCGTGGCAAGTCATCGACGCCTTCGAGGTCGGGCGTGATGTCTACGTGCGCGCGCTGGCGTTAGAGCCCGGGGCCGACCGGCTCTGGGTGGGCACCAGCCTGGGCGTGAACGAGGTGGATCTGACCGATCAGTCGCTGCGCAATACCTTTACCCGTGCCGACGGGCTGGCCAACGAATATGTGTTTTCCATCTTCGTCGACAGCGGCGGCTACACGTGGATGGGCACCAACGGCGGCGGCGCCTCGCGCTACAAGGACGAGCAGTGGCAGGTGTTCTTTCCCATGCACGGTCTGGCCGATTATTGGGTCTACAGTTTCGCCCAGCAGGACGACGGTACGGTCTGGATCGGCACCTGGGCCGGTGCCAATGAGTGGGATCCGGACAGCGGCGAATTCAAGACCTACTATGACGAGCTGGTCAACGAATGGGTCTACGGCATCGGTGTCGATTCCAAGCAGCGCGTCTGGTTCGGCACCGAGGGCGGCGTCTCCATGTTCGATGGTGAAAACTGGCAGGCCTGGACCCACAGGGACGGCCTGGGTGCCGCCAATCAGGACAACCTGCCTATCAGTCTCAACACGGGCTTGGGTACCCGCTCGCGCCACGACCTGAATGTGATGGCGGATGGCCAACCGACCTATAACCCTGATTACGTGTTCTGTATCCATGTAGACAAGCAGGACGGGGTATGGGCCGGCACCTGGGGCGGCGGGGTCAGTCGCTTCGACGGCGAGCAGTGGCGCAATTACAGCGTCGACGACGGTCTGGCCGGCGCGCTGGTGTATAGCATCGCCGAGGCCGATAACGGGGATATGTGGTTCGGCACCAACAAGGGCCTGAGCCGCTTTGATGGCGAGCATTGGTTCAATTACGGCCGCGAGGACGGACTGCTTTCCGAGCATGTCTACAGCATCGCGCTGATCTCGCCCGACGAGGTCTGGGTCGGGACTCGCGGCGGCGTCACGCGCTTCGGCCGCGCTGTGGCGCAACAAGAGGCAGGTAAGGCAGAATGAAATTCAATCCAATATTCGGGGCCATCGCCGTGCTGTTCGGTGCGGCGGTGATTGTCGGTGCCTATCAGCTGGGCCAGCAGGGCGCTGAGCCCGCCGCAGCCCAGCCACCGCCACCGAGCAGTGCGGGTACGGCGACGGCGGAGCCGAGCCGGCAGCCGCAGCAGGACGCGGCCCTGTTTCCCGACGCCGTCCAAGCCAATGCGCCGCGCTTTAGCCATTTTCGCGTCGGCAACCGCAACGTCAAGAGTATTTACGCCGACGGTCGCTATGTCTGGGTCGGCACCTCGGGCGGTGTGATTCGCTATGACACCGAGCACGATGATTACGAGTTGTTCAATAACAAAAACTCGGGCCTGCTCTCCAACGGCATTTTTCATATCAGCCGCCTCGATCACCGCATGGCCATCGGCACCTACGGCGGCGGTCTGGCGCTGTTCGACCCCGAGGCCGGCAGTTGGCAGATCGTTAATATCCCCCAGGGACTGGCGGATCAATTCGTCTACGACGTGATGAAACTGGATAACGGCGACGTCTGGATCGCCACCTGGTCCGGCGCCAACCGGGTCCGCAACGGTGACTTTGACAACCCCGAGGCCTGGGAGACCTTCACCGTAGAGAATACCCACGGCGGCCTGCCCAACCCCTGGGTGTATGGCGTCGAGGAGGGCGCCAACGGCGATATCTGGTTCGCCACCGAGGACGGTTTGGCGCGCTATCGCGACGGTCAGTGGCAGAACTGGCAACACTCGGACGGCTTGGGGGCGGATTACGAGGTGGTCAAGGACGCCATCGAATTCAAGAGCGATCCGGGCCAGGCCTCCATGCACCATTCGCGGCAGAAAGATGAACAAGGGCTGCAAAACGTGAAGGTGGCGTATAACCCCAACTATGTCATTTCCATGCAGGTGGAAGAGGACGGTACGGTCTGGGCCGGCACCTGGGGCGCCGGGCTGTCACGCTTTCGCGACGGCGAGTGGAAGAATTTTACCTCGCTGGACGGCTTGCCGGCGGATCATATCTTCATGCTCTATCTCGATCCCCAGGATAATCTCTGGATCGGCACCAGCAAGGGCCTGGCGCGGTTTGATCGCGACAGCGAGACGTTTTCGGTCAGAACCATGAATGACGGGCTTTACGCCCAGAATGTGTTCTCCATGAGCAACGGCCGCGACGGGGATTTGTGGATCGGCAGCTTCGGCGGCGTTGCGCATATCGAACATGGCTGGAACCGATAAGCAAGGTCGTAGGTAGTCGCTCGTGAAGAGTCTGGGAATCCGCCTGGCCCTGATTCTTTCCTCCGTGCTATTGGTATTGGTACTGCTGGCCGGTGTGTTGATCGAACGCCAGCTGACCCGCGCCATTCACAACGAAGAGGTCGATCAGGCCAAGAGCCATGCCCAAACCCTGTTGGCCAGTCTGCGCATCCTCATGCTCAACGGTCAGGGGGCGCTGGCGCGGGAATGGTTGGACAGCATGCACGGCGCCCCCGGCATCATCGACATCGAGGTGCTGCGCCGTAATGGCCGCGAGGCCTTTACCGATCTCAGCACCTTAAAGCGAGTCAACGATTTTCTCGGCGAAGCGGTGTTCGAGCGCCAGCCGACTCCGCCGCATCACGTGGATCAGCCCGCCCTGGGCGCGTTTAACCGAGCGCTGCAAGGCGAAGTGGCCCTGGATCTGCGTTTTGATGATGAGATCACCGTGTTGCAGCCCATCGAGGCCAGTAGCGAGTGCCTGACATGTCACGGTTACGATCCCAACCCCCTGCGCGGTGTGCTCAAGCTGAGCCTGTCGCGCGAAAAGGGCCTGGCGCGCATCCAATCCATGCGTGTCAGTCTCTGGGCCATCGCCGCCCTGCTGGTGGTGATTATCGGCTTGACGGTGCTGGCGGTGTTGCGCGTCAGCGTGCTCAAGCCCGTGAACCGGCTCAAGGACGCCATTATGCGGGTTGGTGAGCGCCAAGTGGAACTGCCCACCCACTGGCGCGATGAGCTGGGCCAGGTGGCGACGGTATTCAACGAAATGCAGCACCAGCTGGTGGCTACTGAAACCCGCATCCGCGCGGTCAGCGAAAACGCCTTCGACGCCATTATCACCGCCGACGAACAGGGCGTCATCGACAGCGCCAATCATGCGGTGGAGAAGATGTTCGGTTACCCGCCCGGCGAGCTGATCGGTCGCAATGTGGCCATGCTCATGCCCGAGCCCTATCGCGACGAGCATGACCGTTACATCGCCAAGTATCTGATGACCGGCAAGGGGCGTTTGATCAACAACCGCGCCGAGGTGGTGGGGCAGCGCAAGGACGGTACCACCTTTCCGCTGGAGGTCGCCCTGAGCGAAATGTTTATCGGCGCGCGCAGATACTTTGTGGCGGTGGCGCGCGACATCACGGAAAACAAACGCCAGACCGCGGCACTGCAGCACCAGGCCCTGCACGACGCGCTGACCGAGCTGCCCAACCGCAGCCTGTTGTCCGACCGCATTCGCCAGAGCATTCTGCTGGCCCAACGCGAGCATCACGAGCTGGCCCTGTTGGTGATGGATCTGGATCGCTTCAAGGACATCAACGATACCCTCGGGCATCAATATGGCGATCTGGTGCTGCAACAGATCGCCGAGCGTATGCGTCAGGCCCTGCGCGAGTCCGACACCATCGCCCGCCTGGGCGGCGACGAGTTCGCCATCCTGTTGCCCAACACCGGTCTGAACCAGGCCAGGGCCATTGCCGAGAAGCTGCTGCGCGTCACCGAAGAGCCGATCCTGATCGGCGATCAAATGCTACACGCCGGCGCCAGTATCGGCATTACCCTCTACCCCCAGCACGGTGAGGATGAGGTGACGCTGCTGCAGCGCGCCGACGTGGCCATGTATATGGCCAAGCGCCAGCACTTGGGGGCGGCAGTCTACGATCCTTCGTCCGACCAGCATAGCCTGCGCAACTTGGCCTTGCTGGGCGAGCTGCGCGGCGCCATCGAGCGGGATCAACTGATACTCCATTTCCAGCCCAAGGTGGATCTGCGCAGCGGCAAGGTGTACGGCGTCGAGTCATTGGTGCGCTGGCAGCATCCCGAACACGGTCTGATGTACCCGGACGAATTCGTGCCGCTGGCGGAGCAGACCGGCCTGATCGCGCCGCTGAGCCTGTGGGCGCTGAAGACCAGCCTGCGCACCTGCGCCCGTTATCGGTCCGGCGATATGGATCTGGATGTGGCGGTGAACCTGTCGGTGCGCAATCTGCAGGATCTGCGCTTCCCCGACAAGGTGGCCCAGCTGCTCGATGAAAACTGCGGCGAACCCGGCCGCCTGCGGCTGGAGATTACCGAAACCGCCATCATGGCCGACCCGGCCCGCGCCCTGGATGTGCTCAAGCGTCTCAGCGTCATGGGGGTCAAACTGTCAATCGATGACTTTGGTACCGGTTACTCTTCACTGGCACACCTGAAGCAGATGCCGGTGGACGAACTCAAGATCGACAAGCAGTTCGTCATGGGCATGCTGGAGGATGAAAGCGATGCCGTGATCGTGCGCTCCATCATCGACCTGGCCCACAACATCGGCATCAAGGTGGTGGCCGAAGGGGTGGAAAGCCAGCTGCTTTACCAGCGGCTCAAGGAGATGGGCTGTGACGCGGTGCAGGGCTATTACATGTGTCCGCCGGTGGCGGTGGACGATCTAATCGAATGGGTGAAATGCTCGCCTTGGCGGATATAAACTATTCTGATTGCTGCCCGGGGCTGTCTGTATCGAGTCCAATCGGCTTGTAAATATCCACCTTGCGGAAGAACTGGTCGGCGATATAGACCCGACCGTCCTCATCCACGTCGATGCCCGCCGGCAGCATGTAATTGCCCGGCGCGCTGGTCTGGCCGCGCTGGCCGATGACCATCAGCAGTTCTCCTTGCGGGGTAAAGATCTGGGCGTTGCCGAAGGCGGTATCAACGACGTAGACATTGCCGTGCGCGTCGGTGCTCACCCCTTTGGGACTGAAAAACTGGCCCGGGTAGCGGCCGATGCTGCCGAAGCTGAATTTGTGCGCGCCGTTCTCGTCGAAGGCCTGGATGCGGAAATTGCCCTTGTCCACCACATACACCGTGCCGTCGCTCGAGCTGCTGATCTGCAAGGGCAGATTGAACTGACCGTCGGCGTTACCGCGCGTGCCGATGGTGGCCAGATGTTCGCCGCTGCGGGCATCGAAGATGAACAGATGATGCGCCTGGGTATCCACGCCGCCGGTATCGATGACATAGACCTTGCTACCGTCCGGCGAGAGCGCCACCCCGGCGGGACGCTTGAACCATTCCTGACCGCCGATAAAGCGGCGAAAATGACCCTCCGCATCGAACACCACGATGCGCCGCGCACTGACATCGGCGACGAATACCTCGCCCTGGGCGGAGATGTCGATGCCCACGGGCTTGAACAGTTGGCCGGGTTTTTCGTCACCGAACTGTGCGTAGCGCTGGCCGGTGATATCGAACAGGACCACGGCGCGTTGCACCGTGTCGGTGACGTAGACACGGCCGTTGCGCACCGCCACGCCGTAAGGCTTGACCAGCCCCTTGATATCGTCCACCGCACCGGTAGCGTAACGGCGCAGCTTGGTGGCGGTGGTGACCGGTTCCACATTGGTGTTGTAGCGCAGCGAGCGCTCGAAAATGAAACGCGCTTCGTCCGGCGCTGCGGGATAGACCGGCGCTTCAAAGCTCTCTTTGGGCGGCGCGCTGCTGCAGGCCGCCAAGGCCAGCGGCAACAACGATAACAGCAGGCGTTTGAGGGACGGGCTTACTTGATATGACATGTTTCACATAGCCGCTCGGCGCCGGTTCTCAACAACAGGTTGACGTCGGGGTTGTGAACATTGTGACAGGTGGCGCATTCGACCTTGTTGTCGTAGATCTTGACGCCGTTGTCAAAACCGTATTCGTTATCCGGCGGGCGGAAGTCGATGTCTTTCGCATTCAGGCCGGCGTATTCCATGGAGATGGGGTGGTCGTTTTGCAGATCGGTGCCGATGTGTTTGATCTCAATGCTGTGAGCGGCCACGCCGTTGTGGCACTTGCCGCAGTTCATCAAGCTGTTGCCGCCGTTCAGGCGCAGGTGCAGAGAGGCATCCTCGCTGCTGTTCCAGGTATCGGGCTTGAACACGGTCATGTCCACCGCCAGGGTGCCGTCATGGCAGGACAGACACAGCAGGCTGATGGGGCTGGGGGTCTTGACCTTATTGTTGAGGGTACGCGAGTCATACAAATCGTAGACCGTATCCACCGCCGGCTGAAAACGATTCCAGCCCGGAATGCCGCCCAGTTCGGTGGTGTCGGCGCCTTCCTTTTCCGGCGGTAGATGGCAGTAGACGCAGGGATTGCCATAATCGGCGAAGGCTACGCCCGGCATGGCGACCACGCCGGCGCGCTCATTCAGGCCGGTGAAGTCGTGCTTGGAGCCGAGGATGGTGCCGGCCTGCAGCGGGGCCATGACCGCCAGTGCCAGGGCGGTCCCACCAATCAGGTTTTTTATCAGGCATTTCAACACAGTCGAGAACCATCTCTAAAGGCACAACTCTAACGCTCAAGGATACTAGCCCCTGCTTGGGTAGCGCAAATGATTATTTTAGGGGAAAATACCCCGCTTCTGGATAGTGGCCTGGCCTGCGCGGGCGGGTGAGGATAAGGCGACGCATGCGGTGTTCTCTGTATAATTTCCTGGTTTTAATCCCATTTTTTTCGATTTCCACAGTCGCGACTGCGGTCGAACCGGTGTCGCCGGCCGAGGCCGCCAAGGTCTATGAGGAAAACTGTCGCGTTTGCCATGGCGATGGCGGCGACGGCCAGACCCGCGCCCGTTTCGGGCTCAATCCTCAGCCGCGCGATTTCACCACCGCCGGGGCGGCTGCCGAACTTAATCGCGAACGCATGATTAGCTCCGTGGTGCAGGGCCGCGAAGGCACGGCCATGGTCGCTTGGAAGGACCGTTTGAGCATGGCCCAGATCGAGGGTGTGGTGGATTACATTCGTACCAATTTCATGCCCTTGGCCCCCGCCGAAGAGGCGCTGGCGACGACCGATCCTCGCCTGCAACTGGGTCGCCAGATCTACGAACAGAACTGCCGCGTTTGCCATGGCGACCGTGGCAATGGTGCCACCTGGACCAACTCGGTATTGAACCCGCCGCCGCGCAATTTTACCTCGCCTCAAGCGCGCCGCATTCTGACTCGCAAACGCATGCTGGCCTCGGTAACCTTCGGGCGTAAGCAAACCGCCATGATGCCGTTTGCCACCCGCCTCTCGGACGATGAGATCGGCGCCGTAGTGGACTACATCCGCGAGGTCTTTATGAAAGGACCGGTGGTGGCCGATGCCGGTATGACCGATCTGTCCGGTCAAGGCGCCATGGGCGGTCACGCCGGCGGCGGTCATCCGCGCGCGCCGTCATCCATCGGTGCCCACGGCATGGCGCCGGGCATGGCGCAGTCGCAGGAGCCGGTGGCCGAGGTGGATATGAGTGCCGGTTTTGCCGGCGAGCTAAAGGGCGATTTCGCCCGCGGTCGCCGCATTTATCTGAACAATTGCAGCACCTGCCACGGCGTACGGGGAGACGGTTTGGGGCCGCGGTCTTCCTTCATTCAGCCCAAGCCGCGCAATTTTCTCCATGTGGAATCGCGCACTACCCTGAATCGGCCGGCCCTGTTTCGTGCCATCGGTATTGGTAAGCCGGGCACGGTGATGCCGGCCTGGAGCAAGGTATTGTCGGCCCAGCAAATTGCTGACGTGGCCGAATTCGTGTTTCAGGATTTTATTCATCCCAATCCGGATGACATTGAGCCGCGCGTCGACCTGGATATGGATGCCGACGCGGCACCCATGGCGGATAAAAAAAAAGCGCCTTAATTGACGCGCAGCGGGCCGAGGCCATCCGCTCCACGGTGGAGATCGCCGCCGGCAGTGACGCGCGGACGGACTTTGAAAAGGGCCGCGATCTCTACAACTTCTACTGCTACTTCTGCCACGGCTATGCCGGTGACGCCAAGACCCTGGCCGCCACCTATTTGTCACCGCCGCCGCGTGATTTTACTGCCACGCCAATCGAAGAGCTAACGCGGGCGCGCATGATCAAATCCGTCAGCGACGGGCGTCCGGGGACCGGCATGGCCGGCTTCAAGCAGACCTTGAACACCGTACAAGTCGAGCGGGTGGTGGATTTTATCCGCCAGGCGTTCATGGGCGATGACAAGCCCAACACCCGCTATCACACCGCCGGCAACGGTTGGCCCGATCACGCGCGTTACGCCATCGCCTTTCCCTTCGCCACAGGTGAGATTCCCTTGGATACGCCGGTGGCTGAACTGACATCGCGGCAGCGCCAGGGGCGTGAGCTGTTCATGGACAGCTGCATTACCTGTCATGATCGCGCCAGGGTTGAGGATGAAGGGACGGCCTGGGAGCCGCGCGCGGTGTCCTATCCGCGCAGCGGATACAGCCATCGCAGGCCCGATGCGGTATCCGCCGCCACGCCGTATTCGCAACATGACCTGCCGCCGCAGGTGGATGACTTGTCGCCGCGGCAGCGCTTGGGCGAGTCCCTGTATCAGGATAATTGCGCCTTTTGCCATGCCGCCGACGGCAGCGGCCGGAATTGGATCGGCGCCTTTCTCGAGCCCCAACCGCGCAATCTGACGGACAAGGCGCAGATGCAGGGGATGACCACCGAGCGTCTGCAGGCGGTGATTCGCGACGGCCTGCCCAACACCACCATGCCGGCCTGGCGCCACGTGCTGAACCGGGCGCAGATCGAGGCCGTTGCCGACTATGTGATGCATGTGTTTGTGGAAAGCGCCGCGGAAGATGCACAATAGCGGGATTACCAGCGTCTATTCGGAGATTGAGCCATATGATCAAGGCAGGGATTGTGGGTGGCACCGGTTATACAGGTGTGGAATTGCTGCGGTTGCTGGCGGGCCACGCGCAAGTGGAATTGCAGGTGATCACCTCACGTTCCGAGGTGGGCATGTCGGTGGCCAACATGTTTCCCAACCTGCGCGGCAAGGTGGCGCTCAGTTTTAGCGAGCCCGACATGGATGCCCTGGCGCAATGCGATGTGGTGTTCTATGCCACGCCGCATGGCGTGGCCATGAAGGGGGCCGGTGAGCTATTGGCACGCGGCATCAAGGTGATCGATCTGGGGGCGGATTTTCGCATCAGGGATATCCCGACCTGGGAGCAGTGGTACGGCATGACGCATACCGCCCCCGAGTTGGCGGCCGAGGCCGTGTACGGATTGCCGGAGGTGAATCGTGAGGCTATCAAACAGGCGCGCCTGATCGCCTGTCCCGGCTGTTACCCCACCGCGGTGCAGCTGGGCTTTATGCCGCTGTTGGAGCAGGGCTTGGTGGATAAGAATCATCTTATCGCCGATGCCAAGTCCGGCGTCAGCGGTGCCGGGCGCAAGGCCAGTGTGGGCACCCTGATGTGCGAGGCCGCCGAGAGTATGAAGGCTTACGCCGTGTCCGGCCATCGTCATCTGCCCGAGATCCGCCAGGGACTGGTGCAGATGGCCGGTGCTGACGTGGCTCTGACCTTTGTTCCCCACCTGACGCCCATGATCCGCGGTATCCACGCCACGCTTTACGCCACGCTTAGCCACGATGTGGATCTGCAGGCGCTGTATGAACAGCGTTACGAGGCCGAACCCTTCGTAGACGTGATGCCGGCCGGTGCCCATCCGGAGACGCGCAGCGTGAAGGGCGCCAATCAGTGTCGCATCGCTATTCACCGCCCCGGCGGCGGCGACACCGTGGTGGTGTTGTCGGTGATCGACAACCTGGTCAAGGGCGCGGCTGGGCAGGCGCTGCAGAACATGAATATATTGTTTGGACTGGACGAGCGCGCCGGCCTCGAGACCATCGCGTTGTTGCCTTGATGCGCCCTTTGCGTGGACATGGTTGGCGATGAAATCCGGTAAGCTGATTGTCAAAAGCCATCGCCCCCGCTTGCGGCGTATCCTGATCGCAGCCGCTTGGTTAGGCGTGCTGGTGCTGGTCTGGGGCGCTTATGAGCTGGGGAATTATCAAGGCGGTTATAAACGTCTCGAGTTTGCCGCCGAGCGCGATCGTCTGAAAGCGGACTTGGCGGAACAGGCAAAAATCAATACCCAACTCAAAGAGCAGATTACGGTTGTGGAACGGGCCCAGGCGATTGACAGCGAATCTTATCGGGTGGTGCGCAACGATTTAAAACAGTTGCAGGAAGAAATCCTCGAGTTGCGCGAAGAGGTGGAGTTTTATCGCGGCATTGTTTCACCCACGGAGCGCCAGGCGGGGCTGAACATCCAGACCTTCAAACTGCAGCCGGCGGGCGAGGAGAGGCTCTATCATTTCGAGTTGGTGATGAGTCAGGTATTGAAAAACGATCGTTATGTCAAAGGCGTGGTCAAAATGTATTTGCAGGGGGTGCAGGAGGGCGAACCGCTGACGCTCAATTTCAGCGACATCACCCCCAATGACAGTGTCGATCGCGATTT of Candidatus Tenderia electrophaga contains these proteins:
- a CDS encoding cytochrome c class I; this translates as MDAQRAEAIRSTVEIAAGSDARTDFEKGRDLYNFYCYFCHGYAGDAKTLAATYLSPPPRDFTATPIEELTRARMIKSVSDGRPGTGMAGFKQTLNTVQVERVVDFIRQAFMGDDKPNTRYHTAGNGWPDHARYAIAFPFATGEIPLDTPVAELTSRQRQGRELFMDSCITCHDRARVEDEGTAWEPRAVSYPRSGYSHRRPDAVSAATPYSQHDLPPQVDDLSPRQRLGESLYQDNCAFCHAADGSGRNWIGAFLEPQPRNLTDKAQMQGMTTERLQAVIRDGLPNTTMPAWRHVLNRAQIEAVADYVMHVFVESAAEDAQ
- a CDS encoding regulator, giving the protein MKFNPIFGAIAVLFGAAVIVGAYQLGQQGAEPAAAQPPPPSSAGTATAEPSRQPQQDAALFPDAVQANAPRFSHFRVGNRNVKSIYADGRYVWVGTSGGVIRYDTEHDDYELFNNKNSGLLSNGIFHISRLDHRMAIGTYGGGLALFDPEAGSWQIVNIPQGLADQFVYDVMKLDNGDVWIATWSGANRVRNGDFDNPEAWETFTVENTHGGLPNPWVYGVEEGANGDIWFATEDGLARYRDGQWQNWQHSDGLGADYEVVKDAIEFKSDPGQASMHHSRQKDEQGLQNVKVAYNPNYVISMQVEEDGTVWAGTWGAGLSRFRDGEWKNFTSLDGLPADHIFMLYLDPQDNLWIGTSKGLARFDRDSETFSVRTMNDGLYAQNVFSMSNGRDGDLWIGSFGGVAHIEHGWNR
- a CDS encoding N-acetyl-gamma-glutamyl-phosphate reductase, with the translated sequence MIKAGIVGGTGYTGVELLRLLAGHAQVELQVITSRSEVGMSVANMFPNLRGKVALSFSEPDMDALAQCDVVFYATPHGVAMKGAGELLARGIKVIDLGADFRIRDIPTWEQWYGMTHTAPELAAEAVYGLPEVNREAIKQARLIACPGCYPTAVQLGFMPLLEQGLVDKNHLIADAKSGVSGAGRKASVGTLMCEAAESMKAYAVSGHRHLPEIRQGLVQMAGADVALTFVPHLTPMIRGIHATLYATLSHDVDLQALYEQRYEAEPFVDVMPAGAHPETRSVKGANQCRIAIHRPGGGDTVVVLSVIDNLVKGAAGQALQNMNILFGLDERAGLETIALLP
- a CDS encoding regulator; translated protein: MLITAALLAGCSDTPPPEAPAVASAAAALEIDDPWQVIDAFEVGRDVYVRALALEPGADRLWVGTSLGVNEVDLTDQSLRNTFTRADGLANEYVFSIFVDSGGYTWMGTNGGGASRYKDEQWQVFFPMHGLADYWVYSFAQQDDGTVWIGTWAGANEWDPDSGEFKTYYDELVNEWVYGIGVDSKQRVWFGTEGGVSMFDGENWQAWTHRDGLGAANQDNLPISLNTGLGTRSRHDLNVMADGQPTYNPDYVFCIHVDKQDGVWAGTWGGGVSRFDGEQWRNYSVDDGLAGALVYSIAEADNGDMWFGTNKGLSRFDGEHWFNYGREDGLLSEHVYSIALISPDEVWVGTRGGVTRFGRAVAQQEAGKAE